A genomic segment from Sciurus carolinensis chromosome 1, mSciCar1.2, whole genome shotgun sequence encodes:
- the Pik3cd gene encoding phosphatidylinositol 4,5-bisphosphate 3-kinase catalytic subunit delta isoform isoform X1, whose product MPPGVDCPMEFWTKEENQSVVVDFLLPTGVYLNFPVSRNANLSTIKQVLWHRAQYEPLFHMLSDPEAYVFTCVNQTAEQQELEDEQRRLCDVQPFLPVLRLVAREGDRVKKLINSQISLLIGKGLHEFDSLRDPEVSDFRAKMRQFCEEAAARRQQLGWEAWLQYSFPLQLEPCARGARGPSRALLVNVKFEGSEESFTFQVSTKDMPLALMACALRKKATVFRQLLEEQPEDYALQVNGRHEYLYGSYPLCQFQYICSCLHSGLTPHLTMVHSSSILAMRDAQSNPTTPVQKPRAKPPPVPVKKPSSVSLWSLEQPFCLELIQGSKVNADERMKLVVQAGLFHGNEMLCKTVSSSEVSVCSEPVWRQRLEFDISVCDLPRMARLCFALYAVVEKAKKARSTKKKSKKADCPIAWANLMLFDYKDQLKTGERCLYMWPSVPDEKGELLNPTGTVRSNPNTESAATLVICLPEVAPHPVYYPALEKILELGRHGERGRATEEEQLQLREILERRGSGELYEHEKDLVWKMRHEVQEHFPEALARLLLVTKWNKHEDVAQMLYLLCSWPELPVLSALELLDFSFPDCHVGSFAIKSLRKLTDDELFQYLLQLVQVLKYESYLDCELTKFLLDRALANRKIGHFLFWHLRSEMHVPSVALRFGLIMEAYCRGSTHHMKVLMKQGEALSKLKALNDFVKLSSQKTTKPQTKELMHLCMRQETYLEALSHLQSPLDPSTLLAEVCVEQCTFMDSKMKPLWIMYSSEEAGSAGSVGIIFKNGDDLRQDMLTLQMIQLMDVLWKQEGLDLRMTPYGCLPTGDRTGLIEVVLHSDTIANIQLNKSNMAATAAFNKDALLNWLKSKNPGEALDRAIEEFTLSCAGYCVATYVLGIGDRHSDNIMIRENGQLFHIDFGHFLGNFKTKFGINRERVPFILTYDFVHVIQQGKTSNSEKFERFRGYCERAYTILRRHGLLFLHLFALMRAAGLPELSCSKDIQYLKDSLALGKTEEEALKHFRVKFNEALRESWKTKVNWLAHNVSKDNRQ is encoded by the exons ATGCCCCCTGGGGTTGACTGCCCCATGGAATTCTGGACCAAGGAGGAAAATCAGAGCGTGGTGGTCGACTTCCTGCTGCCCACAGGGGTCTACCTGAACTTCCCTGTGTCCCGCAATGCCAACCTCAGCACCATCAAGCAG GTGCTGTGGCACCGCGCCCAGTACGAGCCGCTCTTCCACATGCTCAGCGACCCCGAGGCCTACGTGTTCACCTGTGTCAACCAAACCGCGGAGCAGCAGGAGCTGGAGGACGAGCAGCGGCGGCTTTGCGACGTCCAGCCCTTCCTGCCGGTGCTGCGCCTGGTGGCCCGCGAGGGCGACCGCGTGAAAAAGCTCATCAACTCGCAGATCAGCCTCCTCATCGGCAAAG GCCTGCACGAGTTCGACTCCCTGCGCGACCCCGAGGTCAGCGACTTCCGCGCCAAGATGCGCCAGTTCTGCGAGGAGGCGGCGGCGCGCCGCCAGCAGCTGGGCTGGGAGGCCTGGCTGCAGTACAGCTTCCCGCTGCAGCTGGAGCCTTGCGCCAGGGGCGCGCGCGGCCCCAGCCGGGCCCTGCTGGTCAATGTCAAGTTCGAGGGCAGCGAG gaGAGCTTCACCTTTCAGGTGTCCACCAAGGACATGCCGCTAGCACTGATGGCCTGCGCCCTCCGGAAGAAGGCCACGGTGTTCCGGCAGCTCCTGGAGGAGCAGCCCGAGGACTATGCGCTGCAGGTGAACGGGAGGCACGAGTACCTCTATGGCAGCTACCCGCTCTGCCAGTTCCAG TACATCTGCAGCTGCCTGCACAGTGGGCTGACCCCCCACCTGACCATGGTGCACTCCTCCTCCATCCTCGCCATGCGGGACGCGCAGAGCAACCCCACCACCCCGGTCCAGAAACCACGTGCCAAGCCGCCTCCCGTTCCTGTGAAGAAG CCATCCTCTGTGTCCCTGTGGTCCCTGGAGCAGCCTTTCTGCCTCGAACTGATCCAGGGCAGCAAAGTCAATGCCGATGAGCGGATGAAG ctggtGGTGCAGGCCGGGCTCTTCCACGGCAACGAGATGCTGTGCAAGACAGTGTCCAGCTCAGAGGTGAGCGTGTGCTCGGAGCCCGTGTGGAGGCAGCGCCTGGAGTTCGACATCAGCGTCTGTGACCTGCCGCGCATGGCCCGACTCTGCTTCGCACTCTACGCGGTGGTGGAGAAGGCCAAGAAGGCGCGCTCCACCAAGAAGAAGTCCAAGAAGGCG GACTGCCCCATTGCCTGGGCCAACCTCATGCTGTTTGACTACAAGGACCAGCTCAAGACTGGAGAGCGCTGTCTCTACATGTGGCCCTCTGTCCCAG ATGAGAAAGGAGAGTTGCTGAACCCCACGGGTACCGTGCGCAGCAATCCCAACACCGAGAGTGCTGCCACCCTGGTCATCTGCCTGCCCGAGGTGGCCCCCCATCCTGTGTACTACCCTGCCCTGGAGAAG ATCCTGGAGCTGGGGCGTCATGGGGAGCGTGGGCGTGCCACGGAGGAGGAG CAGCTGCAGCTGCGGGAAATCCTGGAGCGGCGGGGGTCGGGGGAGCTGTATGAGCACGAGAAGGACCTGGTGTGGAAGATGCGCCACGAGGTGCAGGAGCACTTCCCAGAGGCCCTGGCCCGACTGCTGCTGGTCACCAAGTGGAACAAGCACGAGGATGTGGCCCAG ATGCTCTACCTGCTGTGCTCCTGGCCCGAGCTGCCTGTCCTGAGTGCCCTGGAGCTGCTGGACTTCAGCTTCCCCGACTGCCACGTGGGCTCCTTCGCCATCAAGTCCCTGCGGAAACTGAC GGACGACGAGCTTTTCCAGTACCTGCTGCAGCTGGTGCAGGTGCTCAAGTACGAGTCCTACCTGGACTGCGAGCTGACCAAATTCTTGCTGGACCGGGCCCTGGCCAACCGCAAGATCGGCCACTTCCTTTTCTGGCACCTTCG CTCTGAGATGCACGTGCCGTCGGTGGCCTTGCGCTTTGGCCTCATCATGGAGGCCTACTGCAGGGGCAGCACCCACCACATGAAGGTGCTGATGAAGCAG GGGGAAGCACTGAGCAAGCTGAAGGCGCTGAATGACTTTGTGAAGTTGAGCTCCCAGAAGACCACCAAGCCCCAAACCAAGGAGCTGATGCACTTGTGCATGCGCCAGGAGACCTACTTGGAGGCCCTCTCGCACCTGCAGTCCCCACTGGACCCCAGCACGCTGCTGGCAGAAGTCTG TGTGGAGCAGTGCACCTTCATGGACTCCAAGATGAAGCCCCTGTGGATCATGTACAGCAGCGAGGAGGCAGGCAGTGCTGGCAGCGTGGGCATCATCTTCAAGAACGGGGATG ACCTCCGCCAGGACATGCTGACCCTGCAGATGATCCAGCTCATGGACGTCCTGTGGAAGCAGGAGGGCCTGGACCTAAG GATGACCCCCTACGGCTGCCTTCCCACTGGTGACCGCACGGGCCTCATCGAGGTGGTGCTGCACTCGGACACCATTGCCAACATCCAGCTGAACAAGAGCAACATGGCAGCCACGGCCGCCTTCAACAAGGACGCCCTGCTCAACTGGCTCAAGTCCAAGAACCCCGG GGAGGCCCTGGATCGAGCCATTGAGGAGTTCACCCTCTCCTGTGCAGGCTACTGTGTGGCCACCTACGTGCTGGGCATTGGTGACCGGCACAGCGACAACATCATGATCCGTGAAAATGGGCAG CTGTTCCACATTGACTTTGGCCACTTTCTGGGGAATTTCAAGACCAAGTTTGGAATCAACCGGGAGCGAGTCCCATTCATCCTCACCTATGACTTCGTCCATGTGATTCAGCAGGGCAAGACCAGTAACAGCGAGAAATTCGAAAG GTTCCGGGGCTACTGCGAACGGGCCTACACCATCCTGCGGCGCCACGggctcctcttcctccacctctttGCTCTGATGCGGGCAGCAGGCCTGCCTGAGCTCAGCTGCTCCAAAGACATCCAGTATTTGAAG GACTCACTGGCGCTAGGGAAGACGGAGGAGGAGGCGCTAAAGCACTTCCGGGTGAAGTTCAACGAAGCCCTGAGGGAGAGCTGGAAGACCAAGGTGAACTGGCTGGCACACAACGTGTCCAAGGACAACCGGCAATAG
- the Pik3cd gene encoding phosphatidylinositol 4,5-bisphosphate 3-kinase catalytic subunit delta isoform isoform X3, giving the protein MGAAERPTRQARRGVGALTPGTSTSWESFTFQVSTKDMPLALMACALRKKATVFRQLLEEQPEDYALQVNGRHEYLYGSYPLCQFQYICSCLHSGLTPHLTMVHSSSILAMRDAQSNPTTPVQKPRAKPPPVPVKKPSSVSLWSLEQPFCLELIQGSKVNADERMKLVVQAGLFHGNEMLCKTVSSSEVSVCSEPVWRQRLEFDISVCDLPRMARLCFALYAVVEKAKKARSTKKKSKKADCPIAWANLMLFDYKDQLKTGERCLYMWPSVPDEKGELLNPTGTVRSNPNTESAATLVICLPEVAPHPVYYPALEKILELGRHGERGRATEEEQLQLREILERRGSGELYEHEKDLVWKMRHEVQEHFPEALARLLLVTKWNKHEDVAQMLYLLCSWPELPVLSALELLDFSFPDCHVGSFAIKSLRKLTDDELFQYLLQLVQVLKYESYLDCELTKFLLDRALANRKIGHFLFWHLRSEMHVPSVALRFGLIMEAYCRGSTHHMKVLMKQGEALSKLKALNDFVKLSSQKTTKPQTKELMHLCMRQETYLEALSHLQSPLDPSTLLAEVCVEQCTFMDSKMKPLWIMYSSEEAGSAGSVGIIFKNGDDLRQDMLTLQMIQLMDVLWKQEGLDLRMTPYGCLPTGDRTGLIEVVLHSDTIANIQLNKSNMAATAAFNKDALLNWLKSKNPGEALDRAIEEFTLSCAGYCVATYVLGIGDRHSDNIMIRENGQLFHIDFGHFLGNFKTKFGINRERVPFILTYDFVHVIQQGKTSNSEKFERFRGYCERAYTILRRHGLLFLHLFALMRAAGLPELSCSKDIQYLKDSLALGKTEEEALKHFRVKFNEALRESWKTKVNWLAHNVSKDNRQ; this is encoded by the exons ATGGGTGCAGCCGAGCGTCCCACCAGGCAAGCTCGCCGAGGGGTCGGGGCCTTGACTCCGGGGACAAGTACTTCCTGG gaGAGCTTCACCTTTCAGGTGTCCACCAAGGACATGCCGCTAGCACTGATGGCCTGCGCCCTCCGGAAGAAGGCCACGGTGTTCCGGCAGCTCCTGGAGGAGCAGCCCGAGGACTATGCGCTGCAGGTGAACGGGAGGCACGAGTACCTCTATGGCAGCTACCCGCTCTGCCAGTTCCAG TACATCTGCAGCTGCCTGCACAGTGGGCTGACCCCCCACCTGACCATGGTGCACTCCTCCTCCATCCTCGCCATGCGGGACGCGCAGAGCAACCCCACCACCCCGGTCCAGAAACCACGTGCCAAGCCGCCTCCCGTTCCTGTGAAGAAG CCATCCTCTGTGTCCCTGTGGTCCCTGGAGCAGCCTTTCTGCCTCGAACTGATCCAGGGCAGCAAAGTCAATGCCGATGAGCGGATGAAG ctggtGGTGCAGGCCGGGCTCTTCCACGGCAACGAGATGCTGTGCAAGACAGTGTCCAGCTCAGAGGTGAGCGTGTGCTCGGAGCCCGTGTGGAGGCAGCGCCTGGAGTTCGACATCAGCGTCTGTGACCTGCCGCGCATGGCCCGACTCTGCTTCGCACTCTACGCGGTGGTGGAGAAGGCCAAGAAGGCGCGCTCCACCAAGAAGAAGTCCAAGAAGGCG GACTGCCCCATTGCCTGGGCCAACCTCATGCTGTTTGACTACAAGGACCAGCTCAAGACTGGAGAGCGCTGTCTCTACATGTGGCCCTCTGTCCCAG ATGAGAAAGGAGAGTTGCTGAACCCCACGGGTACCGTGCGCAGCAATCCCAACACCGAGAGTGCTGCCACCCTGGTCATCTGCCTGCCCGAGGTGGCCCCCCATCCTGTGTACTACCCTGCCCTGGAGAAG ATCCTGGAGCTGGGGCGTCATGGGGAGCGTGGGCGTGCCACGGAGGAGGAG CAGCTGCAGCTGCGGGAAATCCTGGAGCGGCGGGGGTCGGGGGAGCTGTATGAGCACGAGAAGGACCTGGTGTGGAAGATGCGCCACGAGGTGCAGGAGCACTTCCCAGAGGCCCTGGCCCGACTGCTGCTGGTCACCAAGTGGAACAAGCACGAGGATGTGGCCCAG ATGCTCTACCTGCTGTGCTCCTGGCCCGAGCTGCCTGTCCTGAGTGCCCTGGAGCTGCTGGACTTCAGCTTCCCCGACTGCCACGTGGGCTCCTTCGCCATCAAGTCCCTGCGGAAACTGAC GGACGACGAGCTTTTCCAGTACCTGCTGCAGCTGGTGCAGGTGCTCAAGTACGAGTCCTACCTGGACTGCGAGCTGACCAAATTCTTGCTGGACCGGGCCCTGGCCAACCGCAAGATCGGCCACTTCCTTTTCTGGCACCTTCG CTCTGAGATGCACGTGCCGTCGGTGGCCTTGCGCTTTGGCCTCATCATGGAGGCCTACTGCAGGGGCAGCACCCACCACATGAAGGTGCTGATGAAGCAG GGGGAAGCACTGAGCAAGCTGAAGGCGCTGAATGACTTTGTGAAGTTGAGCTCCCAGAAGACCACCAAGCCCCAAACCAAGGAGCTGATGCACTTGTGCATGCGCCAGGAGACCTACTTGGAGGCCCTCTCGCACCTGCAGTCCCCACTGGACCCCAGCACGCTGCTGGCAGAAGTCTG TGTGGAGCAGTGCACCTTCATGGACTCCAAGATGAAGCCCCTGTGGATCATGTACAGCAGCGAGGAGGCAGGCAGTGCTGGCAGCGTGGGCATCATCTTCAAGAACGGGGATG ACCTCCGCCAGGACATGCTGACCCTGCAGATGATCCAGCTCATGGACGTCCTGTGGAAGCAGGAGGGCCTGGACCTAAG GATGACCCCCTACGGCTGCCTTCCCACTGGTGACCGCACGGGCCTCATCGAGGTGGTGCTGCACTCGGACACCATTGCCAACATCCAGCTGAACAAGAGCAACATGGCAGCCACGGCCGCCTTCAACAAGGACGCCCTGCTCAACTGGCTCAAGTCCAAGAACCCCGG GGAGGCCCTGGATCGAGCCATTGAGGAGTTCACCCTCTCCTGTGCAGGCTACTGTGTGGCCACCTACGTGCTGGGCATTGGTGACCGGCACAGCGACAACATCATGATCCGTGAAAATGGGCAG CTGTTCCACATTGACTTTGGCCACTTTCTGGGGAATTTCAAGACCAAGTTTGGAATCAACCGGGAGCGAGTCCCATTCATCCTCACCTATGACTTCGTCCATGTGATTCAGCAGGGCAAGACCAGTAACAGCGAGAAATTCGAAAG GTTCCGGGGCTACTGCGAACGGGCCTACACCATCCTGCGGCGCCACGggctcctcttcctccacctctttGCTCTGATGCGGGCAGCAGGCCTGCCTGAGCTCAGCTGCTCCAAAGACATCCAGTATTTGAAG GACTCACTGGCGCTAGGGAAGACGGAGGAGGAGGCGCTAAAGCACTTCCGGGTGAAGTTCAACGAAGCCCTGAGGGAGAGCTGGAAGACCAAGGTGAACTGGCTGGCACACAACGTGTCCAAGGACAACCGGCAATAG
- the Pik3cd gene encoding phosphatidylinositol 4,5-bisphosphate 3-kinase catalytic subunit delta isoform isoform X2 yields MPPGVDCPMEFWTKEENQSVVVDFLLPTGVYLNFPVSRNANLSTIKQVLWHRAQYEPLFHMLSDPEAYVFTCVNQTAEQQELEDEQRRLCDVQPFLPVLRLVAREGDRVKKLINSQISLLIGKGLHEFDSLRDPEVSDFRAKMRQFCEEAAARRQQLGWEAWLQYSFPLQLEPCARGARGPSRALLVNVKFEGSEESFTFQVSTKDMPLALMACALRKKATVFRQLLEEQPEDYALQVNGRHEYLYGSYPLCQFQYICSCLHSGLTPHLTMVHSSSILAMRDAQSNPTTPVQKPRAKPPPVPVKKPSSVSLWSLEQPFCLELIQGSKVNADERMKLVVQAGLFHGNEMLCKTVSSSEVSVCSEPVWRQRLEFDISVCDLPRMARLCFALYAVVEKAKKARSTKKKSKKADCPIAWANLMLFDYKDQLKTGERCLYMWPSVPDEKGELLNPTGTVRSNPNTESAATLVICLPEVAPHPVYYPALEKILELGRHGERGRATEEELQLREILERRGSGELYEHEKDLVWKMRHEVQEHFPEALARLLLVTKWNKHEDVAQMLYLLCSWPELPVLSALELLDFSFPDCHVGSFAIKSLRKLTDDELFQYLLQLVQVLKYESYLDCELTKFLLDRALANRKIGHFLFWHLRSEMHVPSVALRFGLIMEAYCRGSTHHMKVLMKQGEALSKLKALNDFVKLSSQKTTKPQTKELMHLCMRQETYLEALSHLQSPLDPSTLLAEVCVEQCTFMDSKMKPLWIMYSSEEAGSAGSVGIIFKNGDDLRQDMLTLQMIQLMDVLWKQEGLDLRMTPYGCLPTGDRTGLIEVVLHSDTIANIQLNKSNMAATAAFNKDALLNWLKSKNPGEALDRAIEEFTLSCAGYCVATYVLGIGDRHSDNIMIRENGQLFHIDFGHFLGNFKTKFGINRERVPFILTYDFVHVIQQGKTSNSEKFERFRGYCERAYTILRRHGLLFLHLFALMRAAGLPELSCSKDIQYLKDSLALGKTEEEALKHFRVKFNEALRESWKTKVNWLAHNVSKDNRQ; encoded by the exons ATGCCCCCTGGGGTTGACTGCCCCATGGAATTCTGGACCAAGGAGGAAAATCAGAGCGTGGTGGTCGACTTCCTGCTGCCCACAGGGGTCTACCTGAACTTCCCTGTGTCCCGCAATGCCAACCTCAGCACCATCAAGCAG GTGCTGTGGCACCGCGCCCAGTACGAGCCGCTCTTCCACATGCTCAGCGACCCCGAGGCCTACGTGTTCACCTGTGTCAACCAAACCGCGGAGCAGCAGGAGCTGGAGGACGAGCAGCGGCGGCTTTGCGACGTCCAGCCCTTCCTGCCGGTGCTGCGCCTGGTGGCCCGCGAGGGCGACCGCGTGAAAAAGCTCATCAACTCGCAGATCAGCCTCCTCATCGGCAAAG GCCTGCACGAGTTCGACTCCCTGCGCGACCCCGAGGTCAGCGACTTCCGCGCCAAGATGCGCCAGTTCTGCGAGGAGGCGGCGGCGCGCCGCCAGCAGCTGGGCTGGGAGGCCTGGCTGCAGTACAGCTTCCCGCTGCAGCTGGAGCCTTGCGCCAGGGGCGCGCGCGGCCCCAGCCGGGCCCTGCTGGTCAATGTCAAGTTCGAGGGCAGCGAG gaGAGCTTCACCTTTCAGGTGTCCACCAAGGACATGCCGCTAGCACTGATGGCCTGCGCCCTCCGGAAGAAGGCCACGGTGTTCCGGCAGCTCCTGGAGGAGCAGCCCGAGGACTATGCGCTGCAGGTGAACGGGAGGCACGAGTACCTCTATGGCAGCTACCCGCTCTGCCAGTTCCAG TACATCTGCAGCTGCCTGCACAGTGGGCTGACCCCCCACCTGACCATGGTGCACTCCTCCTCCATCCTCGCCATGCGGGACGCGCAGAGCAACCCCACCACCCCGGTCCAGAAACCACGTGCCAAGCCGCCTCCCGTTCCTGTGAAGAAG CCATCCTCTGTGTCCCTGTGGTCCCTGGAGCAGCCTTTCTGCCTCGAACTGATCCAGGGCAGCAAAGTCAATGCCGATGAGCGGATGAAG ctggtGGTGCAGGCCGGGCTCTTCCACGGCAACGAGATGCTGTGCAAGACAGTGTCCAGCTCAGAGGTGAGCGTGTGCTCGGAGCCCGTGTGGAGGCAGCGCCTGGAGTTCGACATCAGCGTCTGTGACCTGCCGCGCATGGCCCGACTCTGCTTCGCACTCTACGCGGTGGTGGAGAAGGCCAAGAAGGCGCGCTCCACCAAGAAGAAGTCCAAGAAGGCG GACTGCCCCATTGCCTGGGCCAACCTCATGCTGTTTGACTACAAGGACCAGCTCAAGACTGGAGAGCGCTGTCTCTACATGTGGCCCTCTGTCCCAG ATGAGAAAGGAGAGTTGCTGAACCCCACGGGTACCGTGCGCAGCAATCCCAACACCGAGAGTGCTGCCACCCTGGTCATCTGCCTGCCCGAGGTGGCCCCCCATCCTGTGTACTACCCTGCCCTGGAGAAG ATCCTGGAGCTGGGGCGTCATGGGGAGCGTGGGCGTGCCACGGAGGAGGAG CTGCAGCTGCGGGAAATCCTGGAGCGGCGGGGGTCGGGGGAGCTGTATGAGCACGAGAAGGACCTGGTGTGGAAGATGCGCCACGAGGTGCAGGAGCACTTCCCAGAGGCCCTGGCCCGACTGCTGCTGGTCACCAAGTGGAACAAGCACGAGGATGTGGCCCAG ATGCTCTACCTGCTGTGCTCCTGGCCCGAGCTGCCTGTCCTGAGTGCCCTGGAGCTGCTGGACTTCAGCTTCCCCGACTGCCACGTGGGCTCCTTCGCCATCAAGTCCCTGCGGAAACTGAC GGACGACGAGCTTTTCCAGTACCTGCTGCAGCTGGTGCAGGTGCTCAAGTACGAGTCCTACCTGGACTGCGAGCTGACCAAATTCTTGCTGGACCGGGCCCTGGCCAACCGCAAGATCGGCCACTTCCTTTTCTGGCACCTTCG CTCTGAGATGCACGTGCCGTCGGTGGCCTTGCGCTTTGGCCTCATCATGGAGGCCTACTGCAGGGGCAGCACCCACCACATGAAGGTGCTGATGAAGCAG GGGGAAGCACTGAGCAAGCTGAAGGCGCTGAATGACTTTGTGAAGTTGAGCTCCCAGAAGACCACCAAGCCCCAAACCAAGGAGCTGATGCACTTGTGCATGCGCCAGGAGACCTACTTGGAGGCCCTCTCGCACCTGCAGTCCCCACTGGACCCCAGCACGCTGCTGGCAGAAGTCTG TGTGGAGCAGTGCACCTTCATGGACTCCAAGATGAAGCCCCTGTGGATCATGTACAGCAGCGAGGAGGCAGGCAGTGCTGGCAGCGTGGGCATCATCTTCAAGAACGGGGATG ACCTCCGCCAGGACATGCTGACCCTGCAGATGATCCAGCTCATGGACGTCCTGTGGAAGCAGGAGGGCCTGGACCTAAG GATGACCCCCTACGGCTGCCTTCCCACTGGTGACCGCACGGGCCTCATCGAGGTGGTGCTGCACTCGGACACCATTGCCAACATCCAGCTGAACAAGAGCAACATGGCAGCCACGGCCGCCTTCAACAAGGACGCCCTGCTCAACTGGCTCAAGTCCAAGAACCCCGG GGAGGCCCTGGATCGAGCCATTGAGGAGTTCACCCTCTCCTGTGCAGGCTACTGTGTGGCCACCTACGTGCTGGGCATTGGTGACCGGCACAGCGACAACATCATGATCCGTGAAAATGGGCAG CTGTTCCACATTGACTTTGGCCACTTTCTGGGGAATTTCAAGACCAAGTTTGGAATCAACCGGGAGCGAGTCCCATTCATCCTCACCTATGACTTCGTCCATGTGATTCAGCAGGGCAAGACCAGTAACAGCGAGAAATTCGAAAG GTTCCGGGGCTACTGCGAACGGGCCTACACCATCCTGCGGCGCCACGggctcctcttcctccacctctttGCTCTGATGCGGGCAGCAGGCCTGCCTGAGCTCAGCTGCTCCAAAGACATCCAGTATTTGAAG GACTCACTGGCGCTAGGGAAGACGGAGGAGGAGGCGCTAAAGCACTTCCGGGTGAAGTTCAACGAAGCCCTGAGGGAGAGCTGGAAGACCAAGGTGAACTGGCTGGCACACAACGTGTCCAAGGACAACCGGCAATAG